The proteins below come from a single Cannabis sativa cultivar Pink pepper isolate KNU-18-1 chromosome 3, ASM2916894v1, whole genome shotgun sequence genomic window:
- the LOC115709357 gene encoding splicing factor U2af small subunit B produces MAEHLASIFGTEKDRVNCPFYFKIGACRHGDRCSRLHTKPSISPTLLLSNMYQRPDMLTTPGVDTQGQSLDPRKIQDNFEDFYEDLFEELSKHGQIESLNICDNLADHMVGNVYVQFREEEHAAAALQSLTGRFYAGRPIIVDFSPVTDFREATCRQYEENVCSRGGYCNFMHLKKISRELRRKLFGRNRRRRSHSRSRSHSPSRNRGYEERPHGGPHGGPHGGLHGGRGSGRRDDDRDHRSHDRRRPRSRSPGPGAVAGRRGRSRSPGGRRNRSPPARESSAERRAKIEQWNREKEQGGGSDEKHNNNGDNENENEFENEKNGYAQNSSHYDDDYQQQQQ; encoded by the exons ATGGCGGAGCACTTGGCTTCCATTTTCGGGACAGAGAAAGATAGAGTCAACTGCCCTTTTTACTTCAAGATCGGAGCTTGTAGACATGGCGACCGCTGCTCACGTCTCCACACTAAGCCAAGTATTAGCCCAACCCTACTCCTCTCGAATATGTACCAGAGACCTGATATGCTCACTACCCCTGGTGTCGATACCCAAGGACAGTCCCTTGACCCTCGCAAGATCCAAGACAACTTTGAG GATTTTTATGAAGATCTATTTGAGGAGCTGAGCAAGCATGGGCAAATTGAGAGCTTGAATATCTGTGATAATTTGGCTGATCACATG GTGGGAAATGTTTATGTTCAGTTCAGAGAGGAAGAGCATGCTGCTGCTGCTCTTCAAAGCCTGACTGGAAGGTTCTATGCAg GGCGTCCCATTATTGTTGACTTCTCACCGGTGACGGATTTTCGTGAAGCCACATGTAGGCAGTATGAGGAAAATGTATGCAGCAGAGGTGGATACTGCAACTTCATGCATTTGAAGAAGATTAGCAG GGAGTTGAGAAGAAAACTATTTGGAAGGAACAGACGGAGACGTAGTCACAGCAGAAGCAGAAGTCATAGTCCTAGTAGGAACCGTGGTTATGAAGAACGACCCCATGGAGGTCCACATGGAGGTCCTCATGGAGGCCTGCATGGAGGTCGTGGTTCTGGTAGAAGAGATGATGACAGGGATCACCGATCCCATGATAGGAGACGGCCCAGAAGCCGTAGTCCAGGGCCAGGTGCAGTTGCAGGTCGCAGGGGAAGAAGTAGAAGCCCCGGAGGACGGAGGAATAGGAGCCCGCCAGCCAGGGAAAGCAGTGCTGAAAGAAGGGCTAAAATTGAACAATGGAACAGGGAAAAGGAGCAGGGAGGAGGATCTGATgaaaaacacaataataatggtgacaatgaaaatgaaaatgaatttgAAAATGAGAAGAATGGTTATGCACAGAATTCAAGTCATTATGATGATGATTATCAGCAGCAGCAGCAATAG